The proteins below are encoded in one region of Candidatus Cloacimonadota bacterium:
- a CDS encoding transposase — protein sequence MRNRYKFSGDEEIYFVTATIVEWLSVFISDKYFQILVESLKYCQHHKYLKIHAYVFMIDHIHMVVSGPKIGDIIKSFKMFTAKKIVENLEEDHKSWHLDQLKFFKKKYKIKSEYQIWQEGVHPQLVSFQKAFLQKVNYIHNNPVRKGYVEEPEFWKYSSASYYIENRKGPIQIDDLADDQTKQSFDSKCFPKQEFGNEKLPHYHLVHKLPHHLLVPKLPFGNTRIPKTLF from the coding sequence ATGAGAAATCGATATAAGTTTTCTGGTGACGAAGAAATCTATTTTGTTACCGCTACAATTGTAGAATGGCTTTCTGTTTTCATCTCAGATAAATACTTTCAAATATTAGTTGAATCATTAAAATATTGTCAGCATCATAAGTATCTTAAAATTCATGCTTATGTGTTTATGATCGATCACATTCATATGGTTGTATCCGGTCCCAAAATTGGCGATATTATCAAATCTTTTAAAATGTTTACAGCTAAGAAAATTGTAGAAAATCTTGAAGAAGATCATAAAAGTTGGCATTTAGATCAATTGAAATTCTTTAAAAAGAAGTATAAAATTAAGAGTGAATATCAAATATGGCAGGAAGGAGTCCATCCACAATTAGTAAGTTTTCAGAAAGCATTTTTACAAAAAGTAAATTATATTCACAACAATCCAGTCCGAAAAGGATATGTTGAGGAACCAGAATTTTGGAAGTACAGTTCTGCAAGTTATTATATTGAGAATCGAAAAGGACCAATACAAATAGATGATTTGGCAGATGATCAAACGAAACAGAGTTTCGATAGTAAGTGCTTTCCCAAACAGGAGTTTGGGAACGAGAAACTTCCACATTACCATCTTGTTCACAAACTCCCTCACCATCTTCTTGTTCCCAAACTCCCGTTTGGGAACACAAGAATCCCAAAAACTCTGTTTTGA